The following are encoded in a window of Loktanella sp. M215 genomic DNA:
- a CDS encoding formate dehydrogenase subunit gamma, translating into MSDEVIVHGRDFTRYRIGGAIVAFILAIALVWQIYEIFDGDARTVPEVRWGVTEYNGKQMGAQDAASGLLTGVALADRTTFQAERYQTGPSPDAARPDYSVVPDTMMTNAPMANGDKFTESWSIYGDNTGAMLRPAERTVGISSLPYPNAALFERPFGRDWRLGVADIATHLGAMAILGMGFLLALILAVRGRVPIAHGRSKHTVRRFNLFERATHWLTSVSFIGLALTGLVIAFGKTLFAPFGEAAIGAVGWISTWGHTMFFPSFAIGIILMAVMWMGRNIPEKRDLHWLRHLGGMATDGGHIPAKKFNAGQKLIFWSAILGGALMVVSGVTLMFPYYWATLGTLSWAMLIHAIIGLLLIAIFIGHIYIGTVGMQGAFWAMWGGQVDRNWAKEHHEIWLDQIEGRTGGTYK; encoded by the coding sequence ATGAGCGACGAGGTCATTGTTCACGGGCGGGATTTCACCCGCTACCGGATTGGCGGCGCGATCGTCGCCTTCATCCTTGCCATCGCGCTGGTGTGGCAGATCTACGAGATCTTCGACGGCGATGCCCGCACGGTGCCAGAGGTCCGATGGGGTGTCACCGAATACAACGGCAAGCAGATGGGCGCGCAGGATGCGGCCAGCGGCCTGCTAACCGGCGTGGCCCTTGCGGACCGCACGACGTTCCAGGCGGAACGTTACCAAACCGGTCCGTCGCCCGATGCAGCGCGGCCCGACTACAGCGTCGTGCCGGACACGATGATGACCAACGCGCCGATGGCAAACGGTGACAAGTTCACCGAGAGCTGGTCCATCTACGGCGATAACACTGGCGCCATGCTGCGTCCGGCAGAGCGCACGGTCGGGATTTCATCTTTGCCTTACCCGAACGCGGCGTTGTTCGAACGTCCCTTCGGCCGTGACTGGCGGCTGGGTGTTGCCGACATCGCGACACATCTGGGCGCGATGGCGATCCTTGGCATGGGCTTTCTGCTGGCGCTGATCCTTGCTGTCCGCGGTCGGGTGCCGATCGCCCATGGGCGCAGCAAACACACGGTTCGCCGCTTTAACCTGTTCGAGCGGGCGACACATTGGCTGACGTCCGTCAGCTTTATCGGGCTGGCGCTGACCGGTCTGGTCATCGCCTTCGGCAAGACGCTGTTTGCGCCTTTCGGCGAGGCGGCTATCGGCGCTGTCGGCTGGATTTCGACATGGGGCCACACGATGTTCTTCCCGTCCTTTGCGATCGGGATCATCCTGATGGCGGTCATGTGGATGGGGCGCAACATTCCCGAAAAGCGTGACCTGCACTGGCTGCGCCATCTGGGTGGCATGGCGACGGACGGTGGCCATATTCCCGCGAAAAAGTTCAACGCCGGGCAAAAGCTGATCTTCTGGTCGGCGATCCTTGGCGGTGCGCTGATGGTCGTCAGCGGCGTGACCCTGATGTTCCCCTACTATTGGGCGACGCTGGGGACGCTGTCCTGGGCCATGCTGATCCACGCTATCATCGGTCTGCTGCTGATCGCTATCTTCATCGGCCACATCTACATCGGGACCGTCGGCATGCAGGGCGCGTTCTGGGCGATGTGGGGCGGTCAGGTGGACCGCAACTGGGCCAAGGAACACCACGAAATCTGGCTCGACCAGATCGAAGGACGCACCGGAGGGACCTACAAATGA
- the fdh3B gene encoding formate dehydrogenase FDH3 subunit beta — protein MARLKFLCDTDRCIECNACATSCKNEHEVPWGMVRRRVVTIDDGQPGEKSVAISCMHCTDAPCVAVCPVSTLYQTDIGVVLHNKDTCIGCGYCFYACPFGAPQFPRATLFGTRGTMDKCTYCAGGPEENGSEAEFKKYGRNRIAEGKLPICAEVCSTRALLAGDGDVIGEIYRERVVARGFGSGAWGWKTAYYPEQGA, from the coding sequence ATGGCACGTTTAAAATTCCTTTGCGACACGGACCGCTGCATCGAATGCAATGCCTGCGCCACATCGTGCAAGAATGAACACGAGGTGCCTTGGGGCATGGTGCGCCGCCGCGTCGTGACCATCGACGACGGCCAACCCGGAGAGAAATCCGTTGCGATTTCCTGCATGCACTGCACCGATGCGCCCTGTGTCGCGGTCTGCCCGGTCAGCACCCTGTATCAGACCGACATCGGTGTCGTGCTGCACAATAAGGACACCTGCATCGGCTGCGGTTACTGCTTTTACGCCTGCCCCTTCGGTGCGCCGCAGTTCCCGCGCGCGACCCTGTTCGGCACGCGCGGCACGATGGACAAATGCACCTATTGCGCCGGTGGTCCCGAAGAAAATGGATCAGAGGCGGAGTTCAAGAAATACGGTCGCAACCGCATTGCCGAAGGCAAGCTGCCGATCTGCGCCGAGGTCTGTTCGACCCGCGCGCTGCTCGCTGGTGACGGTGACGTGATCGGCGAAATCTACCGCGAGCGCGTCGTGGCCCGTGGCTTCGGCTCCGGTGCATGGGGCTGGAAAACTGCATATTATCCGGAGCAGGGCGCATGA
- a CDS encoding formate dehydrogenase subunit alpha, with translation MLRRRTTTPTVSTPRVGSTRREFLRNSGLAGLALGAVGSSAGRVVQAQTAPATPSLSTTYHKTICQFCSVGCSLWAEVENGVWVGQEPAFESPINQGTHCAKGAAMREIAIGDRRLKYPMKKVAGEWTRISWDQAISELGEKLNGIREEFGPDSVYWLGSAKFSNEQSYLFRKLAAFWGTNNVDHQARICHSTTVAGVANIYGYGAMTNTFNDIRNAKSILIIGGNPAEAHPVSMLHVLAGRENGGKMIVVDPRFTRTAAHADEYVRIRPGADIGFLLGLVREIFANGWEDKEYIKQRVWGMDQIREEVQHWTLEEVERVSGIPAEQTARVARTLAENRPGTLIWCMGLTQSTVGSSKTRAASILQLVLGNIGKTGGGANIFRGHDNVQGATDLGVSCDSLPAYYGLTKGAWKHWSRVWDVDYDYMLSRFESEELMQAEGMPLSRYMDAILEPAENLDQPNPVKAMMFWGHAANSITRGPEQREAMDKVDVLCVIDPHPTQVAIMSNKQDNVYLLPASSTAEIHGSVTNSSRSLQWRDKVFDPLFEAKSDYEITYLLAKAFGFADEMFKHIGVQNNEPFAEDLLREINKGTWTIGYTAQSPERLKLHMQHQDKFDSITLKGMSEPVLGEYYCLPWPAWGNPKDGHPGTPILYDTSKPVAEGGLPFRARWGVEHDGENLLAEDSFPAGSEIEDGYPEGTLGMLDALGWTDELTAKERLIIISIGADRFKYDMFSMTEADADKAMSQLTLAALRGQSGGSDDIDESWGGANAETSSDQTAIAQRFGDYPDNAMTAIEAYLADNPQEDAPDNATLRDKVQRVNWKTDLSGGIQRVMIAHGLAPYGNGKARTVVWTFPDPIPKHREPLLTARRDLLPEYKTYEDQRKWRVPVLYESIQNVDYAKDFPITLTSGRLVEFEGGGDETRSNKWLAEFQQQMFVEINPADADRAGVTDGNDCWVASPNGRIRVKALVTPRVGEGTVFLPFHFAGFWMGEDLTTKYPNGTEPYVFGEATNTIQTYGYDIVTQMQETKATLCRIEAV, from the coding sequence ATGTTGCGTCGCCGTACAACGACTCCGACCGTCTCAACGCCCCGAGTGGGCAGCACTCGACGCGAATTTCTGCGCAATTCCGGACTGGCCGGACTGGCACTGGGTGCCGTCGGCAGCAGCGCTGGCCGGGTCGTGCAGGCCCAGACCGCCCCGGCGACGCCGTCGCTGTCCACGACCTACCACAAGACGATCTGCCAGTTCTGCTCGGTTGGCTGCTCGCTTTGGGCAGAGGTCGAGAATGGCGTCTGGGTCGGGCAGGAGCCTGCGTTTGAATCCCCGATCAACCAGGGCACGCATTGCGCCAAGGGTGCCGCCATGCGCGAGATCGCGATCGGTGACCGCCGTCTGAAGTATCCCATGAAAAAGGTCGCCGGCGAGTGGACCCGGATCAGCTGGGATCAGGCGATCAGCGAGTTGGGCGAGAAGCTGAACGGTATCCGCGAGGAATTCGGGCCTGACTCGGTGTACTGGCTGGGATCGGCCAAGTTTTCCAACGAGCAGAGCTACCTGTTCCGCAAGCTGGCGGCGTTCTGGGGCACCAACAACGTCGATCACCAGGCGCGGATCTGTCACTCGACAACGGTGGCCGGCGTGGCGAACATCTATGGCTACGGCGCCATGACCAACACCTTCAACGACATCCGCAACGCCAAATCCATCCTGATCATCGGCGGCAATCCCGCCGAGGCGCACCCGGTCTCGATGCTGCACGTCCTTGCGGGACGCGAGAACGGCGGCAAGATGATCGTCGTCGATCCCCGCTTTACCCGCACCGCCGCCCACGCTGACGAATATGTCCGCATCCGGCCCGGCGCCGATATTGGCTTTTTGCTGGGTCTGGTCCGCGAGATTTTCGCGAACGGCTGGGAAGACAAGGAATACATCAAGCAACGCGTCTGGGGCATGGATCAGATCCGCGAGGAGGTGCAACACTGGACGCTGGAAGAGGTCGAGCGCGTATCCGGCATTCCGGCAGAGCAGACCGCGCGCGTCGCCCGGACACTGGCCGAAAATCGACCCGGCACGCTGATCTGGTGCATGGGATTGACGCAGTCCACCGTCGGGTCGTCCAAGACGCGCGCCGCCTCGATCCTGCAACTGGTGCTGGGCAATATCGGTAAGACCGGTGGCGGCGCCAACATCTTTCGCGGCCACGACAACGTGCAGGGTGCCACGGACCTTGGCGTGTCCTGCGACTCGCTGCCAGCCTACTACGGTCTGACCAAAGGCGCGTGGAAGCACTGGAGCCGAGTCTGGGATGTGGATTACGACTACATGCTGTCGCGCTTCGAATCAGAAGAGTTGATGCAAGCCGAGGGCATGCCACTGTCCCGCTACATGGACGCGATCCTCGAACCCGCAGAAAACCTTGACCAGCCGAACCCGGTCAAGGCGATGATGTTCTGGGGCCACGCCGCGAACTCTATTACCCGCGGGCCGGAGCAGCGCGAGGCCATGGACAAGGTCGATGTGCTCTGCGTCATCGACCCGCACCCGACGCAGGTCGCGATCATGTCCAACAAGCAAGACAACGTCTATCTGCTGCCTGCGTCGTCGACCGCCGAAATCCACGGCTCTGTCACGAACTCCAGCCGGTCGCTGCAATGGCGTGACAAGGTCTTCGATCCCCTGTTCGAGGCGAAAAGCGATTACGAGATCACCTATCTGCTGGCGAAAGCCTTCGGTTTTGCCGACGAGATGTTCAAACACATCGGCGTCCAGAACAACGAACCGTTCGCCGAGGACCTGCTACGCGAGATCAACAAGGGCACCTGGACGATCGGTTATACCGCCCAAAGTCCGGAACGGCTGAAGTTGCACATGCAGCATCAGGACAAGTTCGACAGCATCACGCTGAAGGGCATGTCGGAACCGGTGCTGGGCGAATACTACTGCCTGCCTTGGCCCGCATGGGGGAATCCCAAGGACGGGCATCCCGGCACACCAATTTTGTACGATACGTCAAAACCGGTAGCAGAGGGTGGTCTGCCTTTTAGAGCCCGTTGGGGTGTGGAACATGATGGAGAAAACCTGCTGGCCGAGGACAGCTTTCCAGCTGGGAGCGAGATCGAGGATGGCTACCCGGAAGGTACACTGGGCATGCTGGATGCTTTGGGCTGGACCGACGAGCTGACCGCGAAAGAAAGGCTGATTATCATAAGCATAGGTGCCGACCGCTTTAAATACGACATGTTCAGCATGACCGAAGCCGACGCGGACAAAGCGATGAGCCAACTGACACTGGCTGCACTGAGGGGGCAGAGTGGTGGATCTGACGATATCGATGAAAGCTGGGGTGGAGCCAACGCAGAAACGAGTAGCGACCAGACGGCTATTGCCCAGCGTTTTGGCGATTATCCTGACAACGCCATGACAGCAATTGAAGCCTATCTGGCGGACAATCCGCAAGAAGATGCCCCTGATAATGCGACTTTACGCGACAAGGTTCAGCGGGTGAACTGGAAGACCGACCTGTCGGGCGGCATCCAGCGCGTCATGATCGCCCACGGTCTGGCGCCCTATGGCAACGGCAAGGCGCGGACGGTGGTCTGGACCTTCCCGGACCCGATCCCGAAACACCGCGAGCCGCTGCTGACCGCGCGCCGCGACCTGCTGCCGGAATACAAAACCTACGAGGATCAGCGCAAATGGCGGGTTCCGGTGCTGTATGAAAGCATCCAGAATGTCGACTACGCCAAGGATTTCCCGATCACGCTGACCTCTGGCCGGCTTGTGGAATTCGAGGGTGGCGGCGACGAGACCCGGTCGAACAAGTGGCTGGCCGAGTTCCAGCAACAGATGTTCGTCGAAATCAACCCCGCCGACGCGGACCGTGCAGGCGTGACCGACGGCAACGATTGCTGGGTTGCATCACCTAACGGTCGGATCAGGGTCAAGGCGCTGGTCACCCCGCGCGTCGGTGAAGGTACGGTGTTCCTGCCATTCCACTTCGCAGGTTTCTGGATGGGTGAAGACCTGACCACGAAGTATCCCAACGGCACCGAACCCTACGTCTTTGGCGAGGCGACGAACACGATCCAGACCTACGGGTATGATATCGTAACACAAATGCAAGAAACCAAGGCAACACTCTGCCGGATCGAGGCTGTCTGA
- a CDS encoding DUF421 domain-containing protein: MISEMLFQNWSGLARTLIVGVLAYPALLIMLRISGKRTLAKLNAFDLIVTVALGSTLASILLSESVALAEGLLALAVLIGLQWIVAWSSVRSSTVAELVRSDATLLVRDGAICRGALHRERITEVELMTVIRQSAASAIENASAVILETDGSFSVIAREDDGTPGAYAQAGLSSVTDLTIDQ, encoded by the coding sequence ATGATCAGTGAAATGCTATTTCAGAACTGGTCCGGTCTCGCCCGCACTTTGATCGTGGGCGTGCTAGCTTATCCCGCACTTCTGATCATGTTGCGTATATCAGGCAAGCGCACGCTTGCCAAACTCAACGCCTTTGATCTGATCGTGACGGTGGCCCTCGGATCGACGCTAGCGTCGATCCTCTTGTCTGAAAGCGTGGCTCTTGCCGAGGGACTCTTAGCGCTCGCGGTGTTGATCGGTTTGCAATGGATCGTGGCGTGGTCATCGGTCCGGTCTTCAACAGTAGCGGAGCTAGTGCGATCGGACGCAACTTTATTGGTGCGCGATGGTGCCATCTGCCGCGGCGCACTGCATCGCGAACGGATCACCGAGGTCGAACTGATGACCGTGATCCGTCAAAGCGCGGCCAGTGCTATCGAAAATGCGAGCGCCGTCATCCTCGAAACTGACGGATCTTTCAGCGTAATTGCACGCGAAGACGACGGAACTCCGGGGGCTTATGCGCAAGCAGGTCTTTCATCGGTCACCGACCTTACGATAGATCAGTAG
- a CDS encoding YihY/virulence factor BrkB family protein — protein MANDMRGQAATNPAEIPTAGWWDILKRVKSEVSDDHVSVVSAGVAFFGLLAVFPAVAALVAIVGFVLDPSDIADQLGKIVSLLPENAAAIIQDQIVQVTGGGETATGFAAIIGFLLALYGATKGMMTLMEGMNIAYDETETRGFVRLYATGVALTLFLIFGLLLAFGVILVLPAVVGLFGLPDGFETAISWLQWPLLAVLTMFGLAIVYRFGPSRQDPKWRWVSPGAVLSTILWLVGTIGFSLYAQNFGSYNETYGTLGGVIILLTWLWLSAFIILGGAELNSEIEHQTRKDTTTGPAQPEGQRGAVKADTRPDKLAGCDWTESKDEHASSAEDNKYVSRNRQQGSADRKPLSLGAALIGATLAWTISQRTHRMNSKDEV, from the coding sequence ATGGCCAACGACATGCGCGGGCAGGCAGCGACCAACCCTGCTGAGATCCCAACAGCGGGGTGGTGGGACATCCTGAAACGGGTGAAATCCGAGGTGTCGGATGATCACGTGTCAGTCGTCTCAGCTGGCGTCGCATTCTTTGGCCTTCTCGCGGTGTTCCCCGCCGTAGCGGCACTCGTTGCAATCGTCGGCTTCGTCCTTGACCCCAGTGATATCGCTGACCAGCTCGGCAAAATCGTCAGTCTGCTCCCGGAAAACGCGGCCGCGATTATTCAGGATCAGATTGTTCAGGTCACCGGCGGCGGTGAAACGGCGACGGGGTTTGCCGCAATTATCGGCTTTCTGCTGGCCTTGTATGGTGCCACCAAGGGGATGATGACCCTGATGGAGGGGATGAACATCGCATACGACGAGACCGAGACACGCGGTTTCGTCCGTTTGTACGCGACAGGTGTGGCGCTGACGTTGTTTCTCATCTTTGGCCTGCTGCTGGCCTTTGGTGTCATCCTTGTCCTCCCAGCCGTCGTCGGTCTGTTTGGCCTGCCAGATGGTTTTGAGACTGCGATTTCCTGGCTGCAATGGCCGTTGCTGGCTGTTCTGACGATGTTTGGACTTGCCATCGTGTATCGCTTCGGGCCGTCTCGCCAGGATCCAAAGTGGCGATGGGTCAGCCCCGGGGCAGTCTTGTCGACGATCCTTTGGCTTGTGGGAACGATCGGGTTTTCCCTCTATGCGCAAAACTTTGGAAGTTACAATGAAACCTACGGCACGCTTGGTGGTGTCATCATCCTTTTGACATGGCTCTGGCTGTCTGCGTTCATCATCCTCGGAGGGGCTGAGCTGAACTCTGAAATAGAGCATCAGACCCGCAAGGATACGACCACCGGGCCGGCACAGCCGGAAGGCCAACGCGGGGCCGTTAAGGCCGACACCCGCCCGGATAAGCTCGCAGGTTGTGACTGGACAGAGAGCAAAGATGAGCATGCGTCTTCGGCTGAAGACAACAAGTATGTCTCGCGAAATAGGCAACAAGGAAGTGCGGACAGGAAACCGCTATCATTGGGTGCCGCACTTATAGGCGCAACTCTGGCTTGGACGATCTCGCAACGAACGCACCGCATGAACAGCAAAGATGAAGTGTGA
- a CDS encoding PRC-barrel domain-containing protein: MDHSKHIPLRTDEISAANLDGANVYGPDDNHIGDVVHTDGAGHGTNVIVDVGGFLGIGAKRVSLPVSQLNFMRDENGKAHATTTMTKDQLKDLPEYQD; encoded by the coding sequence ATGGACCATTCCAAGCACATTCCGCTTCGCACGGACGAAATCTCAGCCGCAAACCTTGACGGCGCCAACGTCTACGGACCCGACGATAACCATATTGGCGATGTCGTTCATACCGATGGTGCGGGACACGGGACAAACGTCATCGTCGATGTGGGCGGCTTTCTGGGCATCGGTGCAAAGCGCGTGTCGCTTCCCGTGTCACAGCTGAACTTCATGCGTGACGAGAATGGCAAGGCGCATGCAACGACGACTATGACGAAAGATCAGCTCAAGGATCTGCCAGAATATCAAGACTGA
- a CDS encoding alpha/beta fold hydrolase gives MSQFEDQFITSGGIRTRYWSVGEGGIPLALLHGLSGTIEDWSETLPALSENRRVVAIDLLGSGKTSKPADCTYAPDTMRDHVLDVLDALSLNVVDMSGWSLGGRIALDIACAAPHRLRRLVLTAPAGIGSDTMIDFSTSLPAVMGQAITRPGASGLRILLNAIHSGNSSRLASFSARRISLFADIASRKAFIGQLKSFVGPKGFLEGPRHDLLAKLPMIQTPTLAVWGRNDNLSPFHHSAVLVDLMPHCALQVVKHCGHAPQIEWPDIYTGALRSFLDGSLAGGTSFL, from the coding sequence ATGTCACAATTCGAAGACCAGTTTATCACCTCGGGCGGTATCCGGACGCGCTATTGGAGCGTGGGTGAGGGTGGCATTCCCCTCGCACTTTTGCATGGACTGAGTGGCACCATTGAGGACTGGTCGGAGACCCTTCCGGCGTTGTCGGAGAACCGCCGTGTGGTCGCTATCGATCTTCTCGGCAGCGGAAAAACATCAAAGCCAGCCGACTGCACCTATGCCCCAGATACCATGCGGGATCACGTCCTGGACGTTCTCGACGCGCTTTCCCTGAATGTCGTGGATATGAGCGGCTGGAGCCTTGGCGGTCGCATCGCCCTCGATATCGCCTGCGCCGCACCCCATCGCTTGCGCCGCCTTGTGCTTACTGCGCCCGCCGGCATCGGGTCAGATACTATGATCGATTTCAGTACGTCGTTACCAGCCGTCATGGGGCAGGCGATTACACGACCAGGTGCGTCTGGTCTCCGGATCCTCTTGAATGCCATCCATAGCGGAAACAGCAGCCGTTTGGCATCATTTTCCGCACGGCGCATTTCACTCTTCGCCGACATAGCATCGCGGAAAGCTTTCATTGGACAGTTGAAAAGCTTCGTCGGACCAAAGGGCTTTCTCGAGGGGCCCCGTCACGATTTGCTGGCGAAACTGCCCATGATCCAGACGCCCACCCTTGCGGTTTGGGGCCGGAACGACAATTTATCGCCCTTTCACCACTCCGCGGTTCTTGTGGATTTGATGCCGCATTGTGCGCTGCAAGTCGTAAAGCACTGCGGTCATGCGCCACAGATTGAATGGCCCGACATTTATACAGGAGCGCTGAGAAGCTTTCTCGATGGAAGCCTTGCAGGTGGCACGTCATTTCTCTAA
- a CDS encoding N-acyl amino acid synthase FeeM domain-containing protein has product MTILARNFDVAKVQCENDLRAVGAFRYRCYLADGLIESRDDEIFTDQYDATDTSHIFMVLSSGQIVSTIRLHLLTEACHRSATMATFADILMPKIKSGMIISDAARLAVDPHIGRLRLLAARRTLRIYEDFVAENAVEFGVASVLESRIDMYNRIYGFRQISEPRPYGDLKKNLVLMGVDLRNGQYKGFNRI; this is encoded by the coding sequence TTGACCATACTAGCGCGAAATTTCGACGTCGCAAAAGTGCAGTGCGAGAATGATCTCAGAGCAGTTGGGGCATTCCGGTATCGCTGTTATCTTGCGGACGGCTTAATCGAAAGCCGTGATGACGAGATTTTCACCGATCAATACGATGCAACAGATACATCCCATATATTTATGGTTTTATCGAGCGGACAAATTGTCAGCACAATTAGACTTCATCTTCTTACAGAGGCCTGTCACCGTTCAGCGACGATGGCAACGTTTGCAGACATTCTAATGCCCAAGATAAAGTCCGGCATGATCATTTCTGACGCCGCCCGGCTCGCCGTAGATCCCCATATCGGGCGCTTGAGATTGCTTGCTGCCCGGCGGACCCTGCGGATCTATGAGGATTTCGTCGCGGAAAATGCTGTTGAATTTGGAGTGGCATCTGTACTGGAGAGCCGGATCGATATGTACAACAGGATTTACGGCTTCAGACAGATATCTGAGCCGCGTCCCTACGGTGATCTGAAGAAAAATCTAGTTCTCATGGGCGTCGATCTGCGGAACGGCCAGTATAAGGGTTTTAATCGGATCTGA
- a CDS encoding methyltransferase family protein, translated as MPPPIDFVIGFIAVSYFLVIAAATKQHFRPGKYPAGMYVISALSLIGIITLMTYAFVWGLAYAAAPLTFMLVAFALFFWAILHSKKKELPLAFDEGAHVSGIITSGPWAYVRHPFYVSYTLFWSGCAIATMSQASALVSATLVVIYIYSAMKEEKTLRTGPHGDTYLTYRSSTGFCLPNFWSRN; from the coding sequence GTGCCTCCACCTATTGATTTTGTAATCGGCTTCATCGCGGTCTCCTATTTTCTTGTCATTGCAGCTGCAACCAAGCAGCACTTTCGACCTGGAAAATACCCCGCTGGCATGTACGTCATATCTGCGCTGTCGTTGATCGGCATAATCACACTTATGACCTACGCCTTCGTCTGGGGACTCGCATATGCCGCTGCGCCACTGACTTTCATGCTGGTTGCCTTCGCCCTGTTTTTCTGGGCAATTTTGCACAGCAAAAAGAAGGAATTGCCCCTCGCATTTGATGAGGGCGCTCACGTTAGCGGAATTATTACAAGCGGCCCCTGGGCGTATGTCAGGCATCCATTCTATGTTTCTTACACGCTCTTCTGGTCAGGCTGTGCTATCGCGACAATGAGCCAAGCTTCGGCTCTTGTTTCCGCCACACTAGTAGTCATCTATATTTACTCAGCTATGAAGGAAGAAAAGACACTTAGGACCGGCCCTCATGGCGATACCTACTTGACCTATCGCAGTAGCACAGGTTTCTGCCTGCCTAATTTCTGGTCTCGAAATTGA
- a CDS encoding sensor histidine kinase has product MTTQMASRQEDTDHILRNIQDYARAVKLLTWQRQGIIASVALLTGWFFSPWRAELFFAVGMMCEYVDLTLARKVDRIAPDDRQATRYAYAGFIANTVVSASAISIYAIWVGQTEDGVGLFTALFCLFSAALYAAINNHQIAIALAIRMVVYGASFIAITLIDLLVDHPPFTPQPWLQFFTVLFAMYFVIDCSLCFLRLYRRDLKRLEDLEMEHARTKAALVVKSQFVAIVSHELRTPLTSIKGSLDLVNSGKFGDLPLKVERLLEVAGRNTQRLATLVDDLLDMQKLEEGQMKFEKETIELGAFITDAIESHQGLAKRYNVRLVADTVTGRLVYADTDRSRLMQVVGNMISNAAKFSRADGDVDIWLVADKGRARISVRDHGIGIPDGAKDQVFGRFTQIDSSEQRKFGGAGLGLNISREIIAALGGTIDYESTLGVGTTFYVEVPCDEVDQTDQIASSDWQQTTLVR; this is encoded by the coding sequence ATGACTACGCAAATGGCATCGCGTCAGGAAGACACAGACCACATCCTCAGGAACATACAGGACTACGCCCGCGCGGTGAAGCTACTGACGTGGCAGCGACAAGGCATCATCGCATCGGTGGCTCTGCTGACCGGATGGTTTTTTTCACCCTGGCGAGCCGAATTGTTCTTTGCGGTCGGCATGATGTGCGAGTACGTCGACCTGACTTTGGCCAGAAAGGTCGATCGGATCGCCCCGGACGACAGACAAGCGACGAGGTATGCCTATGCGGGCTTCATTGCCAATACTGTCGTAAGTGCTTCGGCCATTAGCATTTATGCGATTTGGGTCGGACAGACAGAAGACGGTGTCGGTTTGTTTACGGCCTTGTTCTGTCTGTTCTCAGCGGCGCTCTATGCCGCTATAAACAACCATCAGATAGCAATTGCACTCGCGATCCGGATGGTTGTTTACGGTGCATCGTTCATTGCGATCACCCTCATAGATCTTTTGGTCGACCATCCGCCATTTACACCGCAGCCATGGCTCCAGTTCTTTACGGTCCTGTTTGCGATGTATTTCGTGATCGACTGTTCGCTTTGCTTTCTGCGCTTGTACCGGCGAGATTTGAAACGACTTGAAGACCTCGAGATGGAGCATGCGCGTACGAAAGCGGCTCTTGTCGTGAAGTCGCAGTTTGTCGCCATCGTCAGTCACGAACTCCGCACGCCTCTGACGTCAATCAAGGGGTCGTTGGATCTGGTCAACTCTGGAAAATTTGGCGACTTGCCACTCAAAGTGGAAAGATTGCTGGAAGTAGCGGGCCGGAACACGCAGCGTCTCGCGACGCTCGTCGATGATCTTCTGGATATGCAGAAGCTCGAAGAAGGACAGATGAAATTCGAAAAAGAGACGATCGAATTGGGTGCGTTCATCACGGATGCCATCGAGTCTCATCAAGGGCTCGCGAAACGGTATAATGTGCGACTGGTGGCCGATACAGTGACCGGGAGGCTTGTGTATGCCGATACCGACCGATCCAGGCTGATGCAGGTGGTCGGGAATATGATTTCCAACGCAGCCAAGTTTTCGCGAGCCGACGGTGATGTCGATATCTGGCTTGTCGCTGACAAGGGACGGGCTCGCATTTCGGTCCGCGACCACGGGATCGGAATTCCTGACGGCGCAAAGGATCAGGTTTTTGGCCGGTTCACGCAAATCGATTCATCAGAACAACGCAAATTCGGCGGGGCGGGACTTGGTTTGAACATCTCTCGGGAAATTATAGCGGCCCTTGGCGGCACAATCGACTACGAAAGTACACTCGGCGTCGGGACAACGTTCTACGTCGAGGTGCCCTGCGATGAGGTTGATCAGACAGACCAGATCGCCAGCTCAGATTGGCAGCAGACCACCCTAGTGAGATAG